TCGATCACATCGAGCGCCTGCCGGAGCGGCTGCCGCTGCTCTACATGGGGCTCACGCGGTGAAGACGCTGCGCTCGATCGTGCGTCCGGCGGCAGCATGAAGCGCGGCGACGGTTACACCCTGCACGAGGACTGTCCCGCGTTTGCGTCGCGCGCCGACAAGGTGGCGGCGCGGCCGTACAACCTGTGGCGGCTCGCCGGCCGGCGCCTGGGTCTGCCCCTGCGCTTCGCACTGCCCGGCCTGAAGGGATTGGAACTGGTGCTGACCGATGCGGCGTGGATCTGCGTCGATCCGCATCTGAACGACATGCCGATCATTGCCTGGACCGGGTTTCAGGTCGCGGAGCGCGCTACGCTGCACCGCCCCATCGCCTGCGAGCTCAAGTATTTCCATTTCGGTGCCTCGATGGTGCGGGCCCGCGTGCTCGAACTGATGGAGACCCTGCTCGATGAGCGCCTGCGCGCATCCTGACGCACGCACCGATTTTCACACGCATTTCCATAGACCGCCGCAACGGAGCCGTCATGCCACACCGAACCACTCTCACGCAGTTCATCATCGAGGAGCAGCGCCGCACCGTCGGCGCCACCGGAGATTTCACCGGGCTCCTGAACGACGTCGCGCTCGCCTGCAAGGCCATCGCCAATGCGGTCAACCGCGGGGAACTCATCGGCGTGCTCGGCGAGGCCGACACCGGACCGAACGTGCAGGGCGAAGTGCAGAAGAAGCTGGATGTGATCGCGAACGATCTCATGCTTCGGAGCAACGAGTGGGGCGGACACCTCGCCGCGATGGCTTCGGAAGAACTGGACGACATCAGCCCGATTCCGCCGGAGTACCCGCGCGGCAAGTACCTGCTGCTCTTCGATCCGCTCGACGGGTCATCGAACATCGACGTCAACATCTCGGTCGGGACGATTTTTTCGATCCTGCGCGTCGCGCGTCCCGGCGAGACACCGACCGTGGAGGACTTCCTGCAGCCGGGTGTGCAGCAGGTGGCGGCCGGTTACGCGCTGTACGGGCCGTCGTCGATGCTGGTGCTCACCACCGGGCACGGCGTCAACGGCTTCACGCTCGATCGCGACATCGGCGAATTCATTCTGACGCACACGGGCATGACGATTCCCGCCGATACGCGCGAGTTCGCCATCAACGCGTCGAACGAGCGCTTCTGGGAGAAGCCGGTGCAGCGCTATGTCGACGAGTGCCTCGCCGGCCGCGCCGGGCCGCGCGGCGTCGACTTCAACATGCGCTGGATCGCCTCCATGGTCGCCGAGGTGCACCGCATCCTGATCCGCGGCGGCGTCTTCATGTACCCGCGCGACACCAAGGATCCGTCAAAACCCGGGCGGCTGCGACTCATGTACGAGGCGAATCCGATGGCCTTCATCGTCGAGCAGGCCGGCGGGCTCGCCTCGAACGGGCGCGAGCGGCTGCTCGAGATTCAGCCCGCCGCCCTGCACCAGCGCGTCGCGGTGATTCTCGGCTCGCAGCACGAAGTGCAACGCATCGTCGATTATCATGCGCAGGCCGAGACTGCCGCCGCCTGAACCGTGGAAACCGATTCCGCCGCCAACCGATACGCCCGCATCGCGCTCACCGTCGTCGAGCACATCGGGCTCGTGATCATCAGCATCGCGACCATCGTCGCCGGGTACCAGGAAGTGATGGTGATGGTCGAGCACGGACGGGTGTCTCTGGCCGATCTGCTGCTCATGTTCCTCTTCCTCGAGGTGCTGACCATGGTCGGCTTGTACTACCGGTCGGGCAAGCTGCCGGTCCGGTTTCCGCTCTACATCGCGCTCATCGCGCTCGCCCGCTACATCATCCTCGACGTGAAAGAGATCACCGAGTTCAGGATGCTCGCCGTGGCGGGAGCGATACTGCTGATCGCGCTCGCGGTGCTCGTCATCCGCTTTGGTCACGTGTGCTTTCCGTACGTGGAGGACGACACCCGCCCGGAGTTGCCGGGCAGCGGGAACTACGGCCGGGAATGAAGCTTTCGCGTCGACTATAATTCGAGCTTTTCGCGGGCTGGGACATGGAGCGCACGCGCATCGGCATCGTCATGGGCAGCGACAGCGACTGGGCGGTCATGCAGCACGCCGCGCGTCGCCTGAAGGCGTTCGAGGTGCCGTACGAGGCGCGTGTCGTGTCCGCTCACCGCACTCCCGACCTGCTCTTCGAGTACGCCGAGACCGCGGCCGCGCGCGGTCTCAAGTGCATCATCGCCGGTGCCGGCGGCGCCGCGCACCTGCCCGGCATGCTCGCCGCCAAGACCACGCTTCCCGTTCTCGGGGTGCCGGTGACGTCGAAGACGCTGAAAGGTATCGATTCCCTGCTTTCCATCGTGCAGATGCCGAAGGGTGTGCCCGTGGCGACCTTTGCCATCGGCGAGGCGGGCGCCGAGAACGCTGCGCTCTTCGCCATCGCGCTGCTCGCGCTCGATGAACCGGCGCTCGCGACGCGGCTCGCAGAGTTCCGCGCAGCGCAGGCGGCGCACGTGCGCTCGCTCGTGCTGCCGGAGCCCGAATGATCGCGCCCGGCGCGTTTCTCGGGCTGCTCGGCGGCGGGCAGCTCGGCCGCATGTTCACGATGGCGGCGCAGGCCATGGGCTACCGGGTGATGGTGCTGGATCCAGGCCGCCACAGCCCGGCGGGCACCGTCGCCGATCGCCACATCTGGGCGGAATACCTCGATCCTGCCGGTCTGGCGGAGCTTGGGCGCTGCTGCGCCGCGGTCACCACGGAGTTCGAAAACGTACCGGCGGCAGCGCTCGAACGGCTCGCGGACTGGTGCGTGGTGAGCCCGGCTGCGGCGAGCGTCGAGGTGGCGCAGGACCGGACCCGCGAAAAACGCTTCCTCGCCGCGAGCGGGCTGTCCACGGCGCCGTTCACCGTCGTCGAAACGCGCGACGATCTGGGTGATGGGCTCGATCCGTCTGTGCTGCCGGGCATCCTGAAGCGCAGCCGCTTCGGCTACGACGGCAAGGGGCAGGCGCGCGTGCAGACGGCGGAGGAAGCGCGTGCCGCCTTCGTCGCGATGGGCGAGGAGCCCTGCGTGTTGGAGCGGATGCTCAAGCTGGATGTCGAGCTTTCGGTCGTCGTGGCGCGCAGCGCGGACGGTGCAATGACGACCTATCCCGTAGCGGAAAACGTCCACGCGCAAGGGATCCTCGACTATTGCATCGTGCCTGCACGCGTGCCGGAGGCGCTCGCAGCGCGTGCGCGCGCAGCCGCGCTGAACGTGGCGGAGGCGCTGAACTACCAGGGTGTGCTGTGCGTGGAGTTTTTCGTCGTCGACGGCGACCGTTTGCTCGTCAACGAGATCGCGCCGCGCCCCCACAACAGCGGCCACTACAGCATCGATGCCTGTGTCACGTCGCAGTTCGAGCAGCAGGTGCGGATGATGGCGGGACTGCCGCTCGGCGATACCTCCCTGCACTGTCCGGTGGTGATGGTGAACATCCTGGGGGATGCCTGGCGCGACGGCGAACCGCCATGGGAAGGCGTACTCGCGCATCCGCGCGTGAAGCTGCATCTGTACGGCAAACGCGAACCGCGCCCCGGACGCAAGATGGGGCACTTCACCGTGCTCGGCGACGATCTCGAAGCGAACCTCGCGCTCGCGCTCGACATCCGAGGTCAGCTGCTCGGCGCACCGCCGTCGGCTGCGCTTGCGCCACGGCGCACGGCGGCATGAGCGGCAGCCTGCGCCCGGCGCTGCGAGATTCCATGCGCTGGATCCTGGCCGTGATCGCGCTGGTTGCCGGCATGGCTGCCGCGGCGCCCTTCGCGTACATCACCAACCAGGGCAGCAACGACGTCTCCGTGATCGATCTCGCGCAGCGCAAGGTGGTGGCCACGGTTGCGGTGGGTCGCGCGCCGGCCGGCATCGCCGTCAGCTCCGCGACCGCGCGCGCGTTCGTCTCGAACCCGGAGAGCAAGACGCTGTCGGTGATCGATCTCGCGTCCAACCGCGTCATCGACACGCTGCCGGCGGGAGACGGGCCGGTCGGCATCGCGGTCTCGCCCGATGGCTCGCGGGTCTGGCTCGCGGACTGGTTCAACAATCGGGTGCTGGTCTTCGACGGCCGGACCTATCGCGTCGTCGGCCGCGTGCCGGTCGGCGCGGCGCCGGCGGGGGTGGCGGTACACCCGGATGGTCAGCGTGTCTTCGTTGCGAACCGCGACAGCAACACGATCTCCGTGATCGATGCCGGCACGCTCGCAGTGACCGCCGAACTGGCGGCAGGCAACCATCCCTTTGCGGTGGCGCTCGATCCGGCGGGCAAGCGCCTGTATGCCGTGAACGTCCTGAGCGACGACGTGACGGTGTTCGACGCTGCATCCGGCGCGCGGCTCGCGACCGTGCCGGTGGGACGCTCGCCGTATGGCGCGGCCGTCGACGTGGAGGCGGGCAAGGTGTTCGTGACCAACCAGCACGCGGACAGCGTGTCCGTCATCGATGCCGCCAGCAACCAGGTGATCGCCACCGTGCCCGTCGGCGGCTACCCGGAAGGCATCGCCGCGCATGGCGGCCGGGTGTACGTCGTCAACTGGATGGACGACAATGTCGCGGTGCTGGACGCGCGCACCCTGCAGGTGCTTGCCACCATCGACACGGGCAAGAACAGCCGCGGCTTCGGCCAGTTCATCGGCGCGCCCTGATCCGACCGCACGTTTCGTCTCGCGCTTCATCCACCAGAGGAGTCATCGATGCGCATAGCAGTCCCCGCCCTGGCGCTGTGCCTGGGCATCGCCACTGCCGCCAACGCTCACGGTCCGACGCGGCAGAAGGTCACGGAAACCATCACCATCAACGCCAGTCCGCAGAAGGTCTGGGACGTCATCAAGGACTTCGACGCGCTGGCGAAGTGGCACCCGGCGGTGGCCAAGAGCCCGGCGACCAAGGGCAACGAGGTCGGCTCGGTGCGCGACCTCACGCTCAAGGACGGCGGCAAGATCGTGGAGACGCTGGAGGATTACAGCGCCGAGAAGATGACCTACAAGTACCGCGCGGCTGACGGCGGCGCGCTGCCGGTCACGAACTACAGCTCGACGATCAGCGTGAAGCCGGCAGATGGCGGCAAGGCGCTGGTCGAGTGGCGGGGTGCCTTTTATCGCGCGTATCCCAACAACAACCCGCCACCGGGACAGGACGACGAGTCGGCGGTGAAGGCCATCACCGGCGTCTACCAGTCGGGCCTCGCCAATCTGCAGAAGATCGTCGAGAAGTGACGACCCACCCCTTCCCTTGCACACGACGCAGATGACGGATCGCGACCCGCCGCCGCTCTTCGAGTCGCGCATCCGCAGCCTGCCGCTGCTGCACCGGGGCAAGGTGCGCGACCTCTACGGCGTCGACGCGGAGCGGCTTCTCGTCGTGCAGACGGACCGGCTGTCTGCGTTCGACGTCGTGCTGCCGACGCCGATTCCCGGCAAGGGCCACGTGCTCACGGCCCTCTCGTCCTTCTGGTTCGACCGGCTCGCGCACGTCGTGCCGCATCATCTGACCGGCATCGATCCGGCGACCGTCGTGGACGCTTCCGAGCGCTCACAGGTCGCCGGTCGCGCGTTCGTCGTGAGGCGCCTCAAGCCGCTGCCGATCGAAGCGGTGGTGCGCGGCTATCTCGCCGGATCGGGCTGGAAGGACTATCAGCGCAGCAGCGCGGTGTGCGGCCTCCCGCTGCCGCCGGGATTGCAGGAGGCGGCGAAGCTGCCCGCGCCCATTTTCACCCCGGCGAGCAAGGCGCCGGCGGGCGCGCACGACGAGAACATCGCCTTCGCTGCGATGGAGCAGGCGGTGGGCAGTACGCTCGCCGCCCGCGTGCGCGACATCTCGCTGCGGTTGTACACTGAGGCTGCGGCGTATGCCGACACGCGGGGCATCATCATCGCCGACACCAAGTTCGAGTTCGGTCTGGATGCCGCTGGCGCGCTGTATCTCATCGACGAGGCGCTCACGCCCGACTCCTCGCGCTTCTGGCCGCGCCAATCGTATGCGGTGGGATCGAGCCCGCCCAGTTTCGACAAGCAGTTCGTGCGCGACTGGCTGGAATCGGTCGCGTGGAACAAGACGCCACCGGGTCCCTCGCTGCCGCCCGACATCGCCGACAAGACGGCAGCGAAGTACCGCGAAGCCCTACGGTTACTCACCACTTGAAGCACGCGCCGCACGGGCGTCCGGGCGATGCGTGACACGCCGCTCGACACCGCTCCCGCCGTTGCACGCGCCGTCGCCATCCTGCGGCGGGGCGGGCTGGTCGCGTTTCCCACCGAGACCGTTTACGGGCTGGGAGCGGATGCCGGGAACGAAGCCGCCGTGCGCCGCATCTTCGCCGTCAAGCAACGCCCCGTCGACCATCCCGTGATCGTGCACATCCCCGACGCGAGCCATCTGCCGCGCTGGGCAGCGCGCGTGCCCGAGGCCGCAGCCCGGCTGGCGGCGGCGTTCTGGCCGGGACCGCTCACGCTCGTGCTCGAGCGCGCCGCGGGAGTGCTCGACGCGGTAACGGGCGGCCAGGACAGCGTGGGCGTGCGCGTGCCCTATCATCCGCTCGCGCTCGATCTGCTGCACGCGTTCGGCGGCGGTCTCGCTGCGCCGTCCGCCAATCTCTTCGGATGTCTTTCACCGAC
The DNA window shown above is from Betaproteobacteria bacterium and carries:
- a CDS encoding 5-(carboxyamino)imidazole ribonucleotide synthase, with the protein product MIAPGAFLGLLGGGQLGRMFTMAAQAMGYRVMVLDPGRHSPAGTVADRHIWAEYLDPAGLAELGRCCAAVTTEFENVPAAALERLADWCVVSPAAASVEVAQDRTREKRFLAASGLSTAPFTVVETRDDLGDGLDPSVLPGILKRSRFGYDGKGQARVQTAEEARAAFVAMGEEPCVLERMLKLDVELSVVVARSADGAMTTYPVAENVHAQGILDYCIVPARVPEALAARARAAALNVAEALNYQGVLCVEFFVVDGDRLLVNEIAPRPHNSGHYSIDACVTSQFEQQVRMMAGLPLGDTSLHCPVVMVNILGDAWRDGEPPWEGVLAHPRVKLHLYGKREPRPGRKMGHFTVLGDDLEANLALALDIRGQLLGAPPSAALAPRRTAA
- a CDS encoding YncE family protein; translation: MRWILAVIALVAGMAAAAPFAYITNQGSNDVSVIDLAQRKVVATVAVGRAPAGIAVSSATARAFVSNPESKTLSVIDLASNRVIDTLPAGDGPVGIAVSPDGSRVWLADWFNNRVLVFDGRTYRVVGRVPVGAAPAGVAVHPDGQRVFVANRDSNTISVIDAGTLAVTAELAAGNHPFAVALDPAGKRLYAVNVLSDDVTVFDAASGARLATVPVGRSPYGAAVDVEAGKVFVTNQHADSVSVIDAASNQVIATVPVGGYPEGIAAHGGRVYVVNWMDDNVAVLDARTLQVLATIDTGKNSRGFGQFIGAP
- a CDS encoding phosphate-starvation-inducible PsiE family protein, with translation MVMVEHGRVSLADLLLMFLFLEVLTMVGLYYRSGKLPVRFPLYIALIALARYIILDVKEITEFRMLAVAGAILLIALAVLVIRFGHVCFPYVEDDTRPELPGSGNYGRE
- a CDS encoding class 1 fructose-bisphosphatase, which gives rise to MPHRTTLTQFIIEEQRRTVGATGDFTGLLNDVALACKAIANAVNRGELIGVLGEADTGPNVQGEVQKKLDVIANDLMLRSNEWGGHLAAMASEELDDISPIPPEYPRGKYLLLFDPLDGSSNIDVNISVGTIFSILRVARPGETPTVEDFLQPGVQQVAAGYALYGPSSMLVLTTGHGVNGFTLDRDIGEFILTHTGMTIPADTREFAINASNERFWEKPVQRYVDECLAGRAGPRGVDFNMRWIASMVAEVHRILIRGGVFMYPRDTKDPSKPGRLRLMYEANPMAFIVEQAGGLASNGRERLLEIQPAALHQRVAVILGSQHEVQRIVDYHAQAETAAA
- the purE gene encoding 5-(carboxyamino)imidazole ribonucleotide mutase is translated as MERTRIGIVMGSDSDWAVMQHAARRLKAFEVPYEARVVSAHRTPDLLFEYAETAAARGLKCIIAGAGGAAHLPGMLAAKTTLPVLGVPVTSKTLKGIDSLLSIVQMPKGVPVATFAIGEAGAENAALFAIALLALDEPALATRLAEFRAAQAAHVRSLVLPEPE
- a CDS encoding phosphoribosylaminoimidazolesuccinocarboxamide synthase; its protein translation is MTDRDPPPLFESRIRSLPLLHRGKVRDLYGVDAERLLVVQTDRLSAFDVVLPTPIPGKGHVLTALSSFWFDRLAHVVPHHLTGIDPATVVDASERSQVAGRAFVVRRLKPLPIEAVVRGYLAGSGWKDYQRSSAVCGLPLPPGLQEAAKLPAPIFTPASKAPAGAHDENIAFAAMEQAVGSTLAARVRDISLRLYTEAAAYADTRGIIIADTKFEFGLDAAGALYLIDEALTPDSSRFWPRQSYAVGSSPPSFDKQFVRDWLESVAWNKTPPGPSLPPDIADKTAAKYREALRLLTT
- a CDS encoding SRPBCC family protein; translation: MRIAVPALALCLGIATAANAHGPTRQKVTETITINASPQKVWDVIKDFDALAKWHPAVAKSPATKGNEVGSVRDLTLKDGGKIVETLEDYSAEKMTYKYRAADGGALPVTNYSSTISVKPADGGKALVEWRGAFYRAYPNNNPPPGQDDESAVKAITGVYQSGLANLQKIVEK